In Terriglobus sp. TAA 43, a single window of DNA contains:
- a CDS encoding DUF4239 domain-containing protein gives MLTYTQSLAIVLLSITFALALLYLLDCKLEEGTRKRANSVNGWQLSILGTVYAVSLGFMLSDAWLAYQAAVADVRAEASAVLLINRSAQLMPEACSQPLQQQSRAYLDAVIGTEWTAMQAHHANASGETVLRQMWNTLGSCAGHEATTGRGNVITALSSLQIRRDARMQDFQGHLPFMMWNVLIFGGVIVVISSCLLCNERKSIHFFHVISLTVLITVSLLAISDLDRPFEGATHVDVGAFRAVQNDLQDGSAR, from the coding sequence ATGCTCACCTATACACAAAGCCTGGCCATCGTTCTGCTGTCGATCACCTTTGCGCTGGCTCTCCTCTACCTTCTTGATTGCAAGTTAGAGGAGGGTACTCGCAAACGTGCCAACAGCGTCAATGGCTGGCAACTGAGCATCCTGGGCACCGTGTACGCCGTATCGCTCGGATTCATGCTTTCAGACGCCTGGCTTGCATACCAGGCGGCGGTTGCGGATGTGCGAGCGGAAGCTTCAGCTGTCCTCTTGATTAATCGCAGCGCGCAACTTATGCCCGAAGCGTGTTCGCAACCACTGCAGCAACAATCCCGGGCATACCTCGATGCGGTCATCGGGACGGAGTGGACCGCCATGCAGGCACATCATGCAAATGCATCGGGAGAAACTGTTCTCCGCCAGATGTGGAACACGCTCGGATCTTGTGCGGGACATGAGGCCACAACCGGGCGTGGGAACGTCATTACGGCATTGTCATCGCTGCAGATACGCCGGGATGCAAGGATGCAGGATTTCCAGGGACACCTCCCTTTCATGATGTGGAATGTCCTGATCTTCGGCGGCGTCATCGTCGTCATCTCCTCGTGCTTGTTATGCAACGAGCGGAAGTCGATCCATTTCTTCCACGTCATCTCACTGACCGTTCTCATCACCGTGTCTTTGCTAGCTATTTCAGATCTCGATCGCCCATTTGAGGGCGCAACCCACGTGGACGTAGGGGCCTTTCGGGCAGTCCAGAACGATCTACAGGACGGCAGCGCCCGATGA
- a CDS encoding response regulator transcription factor, which produces MKILIVEDNPTVRQLIQRATADIADEAITRGDGADALEAYEENHPDIVLMDVKMPRMDGLAATRQLVQKHPEARVIIVTDYDDDEFRHAARDAGACAYALKTNLTDLEAIIQAHCICLPGN; this is translated from the coding sequence ATGAAGATTTTGATAGTAGAAGATAATCCGACCGTCCGGCAGCTTATTCAAAGAGCGACGGCGGATATCGCAGATGAGGCAATCACTCGAGGGGACGGCGCGGACGCGCTTGAAGCCTACGAGGAAAACCATCCTGACATTGTTCTGATGGATGTAAAGATGCCGCGTATGGATGGACTCGCCGCCACGCGGCAGCTGGTCCAGAAGCATCCCGAGGCCCGCGTCATCATCGTTACAGACTATGACGACGACGAATTTCGCCATGCTGCACGAGATGCCGGCGCGTGCGCCTATGCGTTGAAGACAAACCTTACTGACTTAGAGGCGATCATTCAGGCGCACTGTATCTGCCTGCCGGGGAATTAA
- a CDS encoding response regulator transcription factor: MNIIPVLLADDHPVVRRGLKATIEDDEQLRVIAEAADGNDALRLMEELAPAVAILDIDMPGLNGLGVAREVAQRSLKTRIIFMTFHADEDLMRAAMDVGGKGYLLKGSETEEVCAAIHAVNAGRTYIGSTMAAVLLNQKSENAGSPLNLKILTLTEKKVLRLIADGLSSKEIGDELGIHYRTVENHRTNMCRKLEIEGANALARFALQHRAALHERLY; this comes from the coding sequence ATGAATATTATCCCCGTTCTTCTAGCTGATGATCATCCTGTAGTTCGCCGTGGCCTCAAAGCAACTATCGAAGATGACGAACAGCTACGGGTGATTGCCGAAGCTGCCGATGGCAACGACGCACTTCGCCTGATGGAAGAACTGGCCCCTGCAGTGGCCATCCTGGATATAGATATGCCCGGATTAAATGGGCTGGGCGTTGCACGCGAAGTAGCCCAACGATCATTAAAAACCCGCATCATCTTCATGACCTTCCACGCGGATGAAGACCTCATGCGCGCAGCGATGGACGTGGGCGGCAAGGGATACCTGTTGAAAGGTAGCGAGACAGAAGAAGTCTGCGCCGCCATTCATGCAGTCAACGCCGGTAGAACATACATTGGCTCCACCATGGCCGCGGTCCTCTTGAATCAGAAGTCAGAAAACGCAGGCTCGCCTCTAAACCTCAAGATCCTGACGCTTACTGAAAAGAAGGTGCTGCGGTTGATTGCCGACGGACTTTCCAGCAAAGAGATTGGCGACGAACTGGGAATCCACTATCGCACGGTCGAAAACCATCGCACTAACATGTGTCGCAAATTGGAGATTGAAGGCGCGAATGCCCTGGCTCGTTTTGCTCTGCAGCATCGCGCTGCGTTGCACGAACGCCTTTATTAA
- a CDS encoding sensor histidine kinase yields the protein MKDSIRLQFTAFLKLATLWLLVTCATYTTPAQYRFTQWTPDSGLPQSSVRGLVQTPDGFLWIATLNGIAKFDGVHFQIFDKSNTPGITSNRFVGMSRGPGEDLWFTSEDGNVMLRRGTKFRTMGEQDGMRPRSVEAITGTPQGQVWVESDGKVLHWNETSQRFKPESFNTETRKFHALAWVGSGFWTIEGNRVVIFNRGNLATFAAPTSADLPSVMGVAANANGDAWISTKDGRMGRLSDKPPVFRKTPDYFVLHGAPGTDWNLEISPYRFERTLLLPVEGAIHPIRLQVIGTDNEGNAWVGAEGEGLFRIQRQFIMTLGRPQGLVSDNTYPIFHSRTGDMWAGSWPGGLSQIRNGKVIRTLGLADGLPALVSSITEDKDGVLWVGTHGGVRTLVNGHLKKPALPFDDSSTAAQVILQTADGAMFFGTPRGLYIVRDGTAQHLSMAEGLATDDVRVVLMDRHHDVWMGGYGGVTRVHNGQMSRWTEAQGLPSNNVRSLVEDSNGEIWVGTYDGGMGWFRNGRWVTFNTKNGLYDSGVFQILEDSHHWFWISSNRGIYRVSREQLAAVADGKQPLVASIAYGRSDGMASAECNGGLWPAGSADGEGKLWFPTQMGIAIVDPAKVHVVTTPPSVAIETASVENKPESEPQSVVLSPGQTNLEVSYTALGYTKPEQMTFRYKMDGVDGDWQQVGLRRTAYYTHLPPGNYIFRVSATNSDGIRSRQDAVLHVQVIPPFYRRWWFITGAVILLVLLVSAAWLFRVRQLQQAQERQQNFSRQLIASQEGERRRIAGELHDSLGQRLIIINNLAQFLLRSKGKVRTEEEKRQTVEEISGEASAAIDETRAISYALRPFQLDRLGLTRAIQALCTTIMKASEITIQTELADIDDAFPEDLRINVYRIVQEALNNIVKHSEASMAKVTAFRMEDAVTLIIKDDGRGIAAKPRTYLPGGGGFGMTGMRERVTLLNGTLQVDSNAATGTLVRIELPIAKSRVL from the coding sequence GTGAAGGACTCAATACGATTGCAATTCACTGCTTTCTTGAAATTAGCTACGCTGTGGCTGCTTGTTACTTGCGCGACTTATACGACGCCTGCGCAGTACCGCTTTACGCAATGGACACCAGATTCAGGATTACCGCAGAGCAGCGTACGTGGCCTTGTACAAACTCCCGATGGGTTCCTCTGGATTGCCACGTTGAATGGAATCGCCAAGTTTGATGGCGTCCATTTCCAGATCTTCGATAAAAGCAATACTCCAGGTATCACCAGCAATCGATTCGTAGGTATGTCACGCGGTCCCGGCGAGGACCTTTGGTTCACCAGCGAAGATGGCAATGTGATGCTCAGGCGCGGCACCAAATTTCGAACGATGGGCGAGCAGGATGGCATGCGACCACGTTCCGTCGAAGCCATTACTGGGACTCCACAAGGCCAGGTATGGGTCGAATCAGACGGTAAGGTGCTCCATTGGAACGAAACCTCGCAACGATTTAAACCCGAATCGTTCAACACAGAGACGCGCAAGTTTCATGCATTGGCGTGGGTCGGATCAGGCTTCTGGACAATCGAAGGAAACCGGGTTGTGATTTTCAATCGTGGCAATTTGGCCACGTTTGCTGCACCCACAAGCGCCGATCTCCCGTCCGTCATGGGCGTTGCCGCCAACGCAAACGGGGATGCCTGGATTTCAACGAAAGACGGTCGCATGGGGAGACTCAGTGATAAACCTCCCGTATTCCGCAAAACGCCGGACTATTTTGTTTTGCACGGCGCGCCAGGCACCGATTGGAACTTAGAGATTTCACCCTATCGCTTTGAGCGGACGTTGCTCCTGCCCGTGGAGGGAGCAATACACCCCATCAGGTTGCAGGTGATTGGAACAGACAACGAAGGAAATGCTTGGGTTGGCGCGGAAGGCGAGGGCCTATTCCGCATCCAACGCCAGTTCATCATGACACTGGGACGCCCGCAGGGACTTGTCAGCGATAACACGTATCCCATATTTCATTCGCGAACCGGAGATATGTGGGCCGGAAGTTGGCCCGGTGGCCTATCGCAAATCCGTAACGGCAAAGTGATCCGAACCCTCGGGCTTGCTGACGGTCTTCCCGCATTGGTCTCGTCAATTACTGAGGATAAGGATGGAGTTCTCTGGGTTGGAACGCATGGCGGTGTCCGAACACTTGTGAACGGGCATCTGAAGAAGCCTGCTCTTCCCTTCGATGACTCATCGACCGCAGCACAGGTGATCCTGCAGACAGCAGACGGCGCCATGTTTTTTGGAACCCCGCGTGGCCTGTACATCGTGCGCGATGGCACGGCACAGCATCTGTCCATGGCTGAGGGCCTCGCAACAGACGATGTTCGCGTCGTGCTGATGGATCGTCATCATGATGTATGGATGGGTGGATATGGCGGCGTAACGCGCGTCCACAACGGACAAATGTCACGTTGGACAGAAGCACAAGGACTGCCAAGCAATAACGTCCGTTCTCTCGTAGAAGATTCAAACGGCGAAATCTGGGTAGGAACGTACGACGGCGGCATGGGATGGTTCCGCAACGGCCGTTGGGTCACGTTCAACACGAAGAATGGCCTCTACGATAGCGGCGTGTTTCAGATACTGGAAGACTCGCATCACTGGTTCTGGATCAGTTCCAACCGCGGAATTTACCGAGTGTCTCGCGAGCAACTGGCAGCGGTTGCCGACGGTAAGCAGCCCCTGGTGGCATCCATCGCCTATGGCCGTTCGGACGGCATGGCCAGTGCGGAATGCAATGGCGGCCTATGGCCTGCTGGATCTGCAGACGGAGAAGGCAAGCTGTGGTTTCCTACCCAGATGGGTATCGCCATTGTCGACCCGGCCAAGGTCCACGTAGTGACAACGCCACCGAGTGTCGCAATCGAAACCGCGAGTGTAGAAAATAAGCCGGAATCTGAGCCGCAATCCGTCGTTCTTAGCCCTGGGCAGACAAATCTTGAGGTCAGCTACACCGCCCTCGGATACACGAAGCCAGAACAGATGACATTCCGCTACAAGATGGATGGCGTAGATGGCGATTGGCAACAGGTGGGACTACGTCGCACCGCCTATTACACGCATCTTCCCCCTGGCAACTACATCTTCCGCGTCTCTGCCACGAACAGCGATGGCATTCGGAGTCGGCAGGATGCCGTGTTACACGTACAGGTAATCCCCCCGTTTTACCGGCGTTGGTGGTTTATTACCGGTGCAGTCATTCTTCTTGTTCTGCTTGTCTCGGCAGCGTGGCTATTCCGCGTCAGGCAATTGCAGCAAGCGCAGGAACGCCAACAAAACTTCTCTCGACAGCTCATTGCTTCGCAGGAAGGTGAACGACGGCGCATCGCTGGTGAGCTGCACGACAGTCTCGGACAGCGACTCATCATTATTAATAATCTGGCGCAATTCCTTCTCCGTTCAAAGGGAAAAGTCCGCACCGAAGAGGAGAAGCGTCAGACGGTAGAAGAGATCAGCGGAGAGGCTTCCGCCGCGATCGACGAGACGCGCGCCATATCCTATGCATTACGCCCCTTCCAGCTGGACCGCCTGGGACTCACGCGAGCCATCCAGGCACTCTGCACCACAATCATGAAGGCTTCAGAAATCACTATTCAGACAGAGTTGGCGGACATTGATGACGCATTTCCAGAAGATCTTCGCATCAACGTGTATCGCATTGTTCAGGAGGCGCTGAACAACATCGTCAAGCACTCCGAGGCTTCCATGGCCAAAGTAACGGCATTTCGCATGGAGGATGCTGTAACTCTGATCATCAAAGACGATGGCCGCGGAATAGCTGCGAAACCTCGCACTTACCTACCTGGTGGCGGGGGCTTCGGAATGACAGGCATGCGCGAACGTGTCACCCTGCTCAACGGCACTCTCCAGGTGGACAGTAACGCCGCTACTGGTACTCTGGTGAGGATTGAGCTTCCTATCGCCAAAAGCAGAGTGCTATGA
- the grrA gene encoding GrrA/OscA1 family cyclophane-containing rSAM-modified RiPP, whose product MSATKRTATALALLLPAGVMGLSAALAVKGLQATENADNGGSVADRLSEIRKAVSNNMQDHANKTVTDANGVKLTLAEWLNFGGGFGWHNGGWGNGGWHNGGWGNGGWHNWGNGGWHNGGWGNGWHNFWHNW is encoded by the coding sequence ATGAGCGCCACAAAGCGCACTGCAACAGCTCTTGCACTACTACTTCCAGCCGGCGTTATGGGACTTTCTGCCGCGCTGGCCGTGAAGGGACTTCAGGCAACAGAGAACGCCGACAACGGCGGTTCGGTAGCAGATCGGCTTAGCGAAATTCGCAAGGCCGTCTCAAACAACATGCAGGATCACGCAAACAAAACCGTAACAGACGCGAACGGCGTGAAGCTGACGCTGGCCGAGTGGCTGAACTTCGGTGGTGGCTTTGGCTGGCATAACGGCGGTTGGGGCAACGGTGGTTGGCACAACGGCGGTTGGGGCAATGGCGGCTGGCACAACTGGGGTAATGGCGGTTGGCACAACGGCGGCTGGGGCAACGGCTGGCACAACTTCTGGCATAACTGGTAG
- the grrM gene encoding cyclophane-forming radical SAM/SPASM peptide maturase GrrM/OscB, giving the protein MSTNTRIHTIVLQPTPFCNIRCKYCYLPTRDDISTMSLDTIETTFRRVFESSYAGEQITVIWHAGEPLVLPVSYYEAAFQAIEQLRPSGVKLRHSFQTNGTLVTKEWCDLIRRWNVGVGVSIDGPRAMHDANRVTRSGKGTFDKAMRGARLLQAEGIPFHVISVLSKDALLKPAELHAFYMEEGIRDVCFNVEESEGDHVSELMQQGRDATRLQFQQFLQTFWMLSRKTPGINFIREIDGLITRIFRPEEANVGNDQVEPLAMLNVDCKGNVGTFSPELLGYRNERYHDFLVGNVHTHTLEQMLHSPAMAAMVADINAGVESCRKECDYFSICGGGAPVNKLSENGTFASTQTSFCNLVQITPADLILSAFSRMEHSLTATLQRGSEVAAAA; this is encoded by the coding sequence ATGAGCACCAACACACGCATTCACACTATCGTTCTGCAGCCCACGCCGTTTTGCAATATCCGTTGCAAGTACTGCTATCTGCCAACCCGCGATGACATCTCGACGATGAGTCTGGATACCATCGAAACGACTTTCCGCAGAGTATTTGAGTCGTCCTATGCGGGCGAGCAGATCACCGTGATCTGGCATGCCGGTGAGCCGCTGGTGCTGCCGGTCTCGTATTACGAGGCGGCGTTCCAAGCCATCGAGCAACTGCGCCCTTCCGGCGTGAAGCTGCGCCATTCGTTCCAGACGAATGGAACGCTGGTGACCAAAGAGTGGTGTGATCTCATCCGTCGTTGGAATGTGGGTGTCGGCGTCAGCATCGACGGCCCCCGCGCCATGCATGATGCAAATCGTGTAACGCGGTCAGGCAAGGGAACCTTCGATAAGGCAATGCGCGGGGCTCGCCTGTTGCAAGCCGAAGGCATTCCTTTCCACGTGATCTCGGTTCTTTCGAAGGACGCGTTGCTGAAGCCGGCGGAACTGCACGCGTTCTATATGGAAGAAGGCATCCGCGATGTTTGTTTCAACGTAGAGGAGTCTGAAGGTGATCACGTTTCGGAACTGATGCAGCAGGGACGCGATGCGACCAGACTGCAGTTCCAGCAATTCCTGCAGACGTTTTGGATGTTGTCACGCAAGACGCCGGGTATCAACTTCATCCGCGAGATTGATGGATTAATCACGCGTATCTTCCGCCCCGAGGAAGCGAACGTCGGCAATGACCAGGTGGAACCATTGGCCATGCTGAACGTGGACTGCAAGGGGAATGTGGGGACGTTTTCACCAGAGTTACTGGGCTATCGCAACGAGCGATATCACGATTTCTTGGTTGGCAATGTTCACACACACACGCTGGAGCAGATGTTACATAGCCCGGCGATGGCTGCGATGGTCGCCGATATCAACGCAGGTGTTGAGTCATGCCGGAAGGAATGTGACTACTTCTCCATCTGCGGTGGTGGGGCACCCGTCAACAAGCTTTCAGAGAACGGTACCTTCGCAAGCACGCAAACATCGTTCTGCAATCTGGTGCAGATTACGCCCGCCGATCTTATCCTTTCGGCTTTCTCGCGGATGGAGCACTCGTTGACCGCTACCTTACAGCGCGGTAGCGAAGTTGCAGCCGCCGCCTGA
- a CDS encoding alpha-amylase encodes MRTFAGAFAAFGGDIILLPPPFRTTYTGPDNQSLGYDPVSDLDIGQWDTFRGGTASDLQSLAKEALGHGIRLIFDLPVHQYGALPVIERNASGKPDKTLAYKPSSLFQAAPDQTFERAAADGLRIPYQHSKPSDYLRKLKIQCIAWLMAVSAGWGFRLDEAKDLDMNLTRRLAADIPGFKVAEAYTGSNAQLDSYHQQSGLPVFDFGSHFAYRAVSQGAGLDALVYMDRYCHLNPSGAVPFVENHDTDGAEGVVNFKGWFYLDACTQAAVACAIYGGDYERYALAPLIDNYMWIGKRLAAGKQSYHVVTPDILIWSRDGDGGPLGNTAGVLCGISRDPFNTQWVWTDTPWRNCWIKNYARSGGPNVWVFDDGRACVPLPPNSYGRADNGVAYSLLGQDSGIATHELHIPLANPLDFSNITVKL; translated from the coding sequence ATGCGTACATTCGCTGGAGCCTTTGCAGCATTTGGTGGGGATATCATTCTTCTTCCTCCGCCGTTCCGTACTACCTATACGGGTCCTGATAATCAAAGTCTGGGTTATGACCCAGTCAGCGACCTCGACATAGGACAGTGGGATACCTTTCGTGGCGGCACCGCTAGCGATCTACAGTCGCTTGCAAAGGAGGCACTCGGTCACGGCATCCGTCTGATCTTCGATTTGCCGGTGCATCAGTATGGCGCCTTGCCTGTGATCGAACGCAATGCCAGCGGCAAGCCAGACAAAACATTGGCGTACAAACCCTCTTCGTTATTTCAAGCCGCACCGGATCAAACCTTTGAACGCGCCGCTGCTGACGGATTGCGTATTCCCTATCAGCATTCGAAACCGTCAGATTATCTCCGCAAGCTGAAAATACAATGCATCGCATGGCTTATGGCTGTCTCCGCCGGATGGGGATTCCGCCTGGATGAAGCAAAAGATCTCGACATGAATTTGACACGCCGGCTAGCCGCAGATATTCCGGGGTTCAAAGTCGCGGAAGCTTACACCGGCAGCAATGCGCAACTGGACTCTTACCATCAACAGTCAGGTCTTCCCGTCTTCGATTTCGGTAGCCACTTCGCGTATCGCGCCGTCAGCCAGGGCGCAGGCCTTGACGCGCTTGTGTATATGGATCGCTACTGCCACCTCAATCCTTCCGGCGCAGTACCGTTCGTGGAGAACCACGACACAGATGGTGCGGAAGGAGTGGTCAATTTCAAAGGTTGGTTTTATCTGGACGCGTGCACACAGGCCGCGGTCGCGTGTGCAATTTATGGGGGCGACTACGAGCGCTACGCTCTCGCCCCACTCATCGACAACTATATGTGGATCGGCAAACGCCTCGCCGCAGGCAAACAGAGTTACCACGTAGTCACCCCGGATATTTTGATTTGGTCGCGTGACGGTGATGGAGGTCCATTGGGCAACACCGCTGGCGTTCTGTGTGGCATCTCGCGAGACCCGTTCAATACGCAGTGGGTGTGGACGGACACGCCATGGCGTAACTGCTGGATAAAGAACTACGCCCGCAGCGGCGGCCCCAACGTTTGGGTGTTTGACGATGGACGCGCGTGTGTCCCGTTACCGCCGAACAGTTACGGTCGTGCGGATAACGGAGTTGCATACAGTTTGTTGGGGCAGGACAGCGGTATAGCCACGCACGAACTTCACATTCCACTCGCGAATCCACTCGATTTTTCAAACATCACGGTGAAACTATGA
- a CDS encoding phage tail sheath C-terminal domain-containing protein, producing the protein MGTYTYPGVYIQEIESPVHTIASVATSITAFVGYTHSGIDNRAEHLYSFADFERVFGGLASDSELSYAVQQFFQNGGSEAYVVRVPKHGATYASSAFGGITLTALSSGTWANGNLIADVSYDNLDQTAVPTAFNLTITNLVDGTVETFPGLSLNTSRKDFAPTVVNDPDSGSQLVAVTVHSPAPASPPVRTGLVGDAITVASILGSASKKQAVTGTFAVVKNSNTATASDPHNLQALRVGQFLAFNGDTTNGVYAVTKLDATSGAVTLGSPFTGDDNGTATGNILQSTANGSYALSLGVSSPATLAPLPVNITVFADGSTIPQSLPGIAQALARALNTALQSKLPGSAATVSVATTTTDTRLRLVVTLPENPDAVITIGAPTGGGHDASALLGLGTSANVAQYSLGTGHVFGSQTASAEGGDGSGLPQTGDLIGDELAFTGIYALEKVDLFNLLSIPDATRANPGDPSSLDSNIDPNAIYSAAISFCDARRAFLLIDPPPNVNTPASAVDWISTQLNVQDRNAAAFFPRLRLPDPLNDYQLRTFAPSGVTSGVYARTDASRGVWKAPAGIDAQLMGVQSMVYKLTDAENGSLNPLGLNCFRNFPVYGSVLWGARTTVGADARADEWKYVPVRRLALFLEESLFRGTQWVVFEPNDEPLWASIRLNVEGFMNTFFRRGAFQGMTPQEAYFVKCDSTTTTQMDIDSGVVNILVGFAPLKPAEFVVIQIQQMNSQSAS; encoded by the coding sequence ATGGGAACGTACACCTATCCCGGCGTGTATATCCAGGAGATTGAATCACCGGTACACACCATCGCATCGGTTGCCACTTCAATCACCGCGTTTGTCGGTTATACCCACAGTGGCATTGATAACCGCGCGGAGCACCTGTACAGCTTTGCGGATTTCGAGCGAGTGTTCGGTGGTCTCGCCTCCGACAGTGAGTTGAGTTATGCGGTACAGCAGTTCTTTCAGAATGGTGGCAGCGAAGCCTATGTCGTGCGCGTTCCAAAGCATGGTGCAACGTATGCATCTTCTGCATTCGGTGGCATCACGCTCACCGCGCTGAGTAGTGGCACGTGGGCGAATGGAAACCTGATCGCAGATGTGAGCTACGACAACCTGGATCAGACGGCCGTCCCGACGGCGTTTAACCTGACGATTACGAATCTTGTCGATGGAACCGTGGAGACGTTCCCCGGCCTGTCGCTGAATACTTCGCGCAAAGACTTCGCGCCGACTGTGGTGAACGATCCCGATTCAGGGTCGCAACTGGTTGCGGTAACAGTACACAGTCCCGCACCGGCTTCGCCCCCGGTACGAACGGGGCTAGTAGGCGATGCGATTACGGTCGCCAGCATTCTTGGAAGTGCGTCGAAGAAGCAAGCTGTTACCGGAACGTTTGCCGTTGTGAAGAATTCGAATACAGCGACTGCATCTGATCCGCACAATCTGCAGGCTCTTCGCGTGGGACAATTCCTTGCCTTCAATGGTGATACGACAAACGGTGTGTATGCCGTGACGAAGCTGGACGCGACCAGTGGCGCTGTCACTCTCGGAAGTCCTTTCACAGGCGACGACAACGGAACGGCGACGGGCAACATTTTGCAGTCCACGGCGAACGGCAGTTACGCACTAAGCCTGGGTGTAAGCAGCCCGGCGACATTGGCTCCGCTGCCCGTAAATATCACTGTGTTTGCTGACGGCAGTACGATTCCGCAAAGTCTCCCGGGCATTGCACAAGCGCTGGCGCGGGCTTTGAACACTGCGCTGCAATCAAAGCTTCCGGGAAGCGCCGCCACCGTTAGCGTTGCAACGACAACAACGGACACGAGACTTCGTCTGGTTGTAACGCTGCCGGAAAATCCAGATGCCGTCATCACAATCGGTGCGCCGACTGGTGGAGGTCATGATGCTTCGGCGCTGTTAGGGCTGGGCACCTCTGCGAACGTTGCACAGTATTCCTTGGGAACAGGACATGTTTTTGGATCGCAAACGGCTTCGGCTGAGGGTGGCGATGGCTCGGGCCTGCCGCAGACAGGCGATCTGATAGGAGATGAACTGGCCTTCACAGGGATCTATGCGCTGGAAAAGGTGGATCTGTTCAACCTTCTGAGCATTCCTGATGCCACCCGAGCGAATCCTGGCGATCCTTCCTCGCTGGATTCAAATATTGACCCGAACGCGATCTATAGCGCTGCAATCTCTTTCTGCGATGCTCGTCGTGCGTTTCTCTTGATCGATCCTCCACCGAACGTCAATACGCCTGCATCCGCCGTGGATTGGATATCAACGCAATTAAATGTGCAGGATCGGAATGCCGCGGCATTCTTTCCAAGACTGCGATTGCCAGACCCTCTGAATGACTATCAGCTACGTACCTTTGCACCCTCAGGTGTGACATCCGGCGTTTATGCGCGCACCGATGCCTCACGTGGTGTGTGGAAGGCGCCTGCAGGTATCGATGCGCAACTGATGGGTGTTCAGAGCATGGTGTACAAGCTGACCGATGCGGAGAATGGATCATTGAATCCGCTGGGTCTGAACTGTTTCCGGAATTTCCCTGTGTATGGATCAGTTCTGTGGGGAGCGCGCACGACCGTTGGCGCAGATGCCCGTGCGGATGAATGGAAGTATGTCCCCGTGCGCCGTCTCGCTCTATTCCTGGAAGAAAGTCTGTTCCGCGGAACTCAGTGGGTTGTGTTTGAGCCGAATGATGAGCCTTTGTGGGCATCCATCCGGCTGAATGTGGAAGGGTTCATGAATACGTTCTTTCGACGCGGTGCGTTCCAGGGCATGACTCCGCAAGAGGCCTACTTCGTGAAGTGCGATAGCACAACGACCACTCAAATGGATATTGATTCAGGCGTGGTGAACATACTGGTTGGTTTTGCTCCATTGAAACCCGCGGAGTTCGTCGTTATCCAGATTCAGCAAATGAACAGTCAGTCGGCGTCGTAA
- a CDS encoding phage tail protein: MAEFVVNAQRFDPYKNFKFRLKWDGRYVAGVSKVSALKRTTEVVKHREGGDASTSRKSPGRTEYDAITLERGVTHDPDFEAWAAKVWQLQAGLGAEVSLKDFRKDIILDLYNEAGQLAISYKIYRAWVSEYQALPDLDANANAVAIQHLKLENEGWERDTSVTEPTEPTFTSTRA, from the coding sequence ATGGCGGAATTCGTTGTGAATGCGCAGAGGTTTGATCCGTACAAGAACTTTAAGTTCCGGCTGAAATGGGATGGCCGCTATGTGGCGGGAGTGAGCAAGGTATCTGCTCTGAAGCGAACGACGGAAGTTGTGAAGCACCGCGAGGGCGGCGATGCCAGTACGAGTCGTAAGTCACCCGGACGTACGGAATACGATGCGATCACGCTGGAACGCGGTGTGACCCACGACCCTGATTTTGAGGCTTGGGCGGCGAAGGTATGGCAACTGCAGGCTGGATTGGGTGCAGAGGTGTCTCTGAAAGATTTTCGTAAGGACATCATCCTTGACCTTTACAACGAAGCCGGGCAACTTGCGATCAGTTACAAGATTTATCGCGCGTGGGTTTCGGAATATCAGGCGCTGCCCGATCTGGACGCAAATGCGAATGCAGTTGCTATCCAACACTTGAAGCTTGAGAACGAGGGCTGGGAACGCGATACCTCCGTGACAGAGCCTACAGAACCAACTTTCACTTCAACACGTGCTTAA